In a genomic window of Magnolia sinica isolate HGM2019 chromosome 16, MsV1, whole genome shotgun sequence:
- the LOC131229678 gene encoding salicylic acid-binding protein 2-like: MEGGEKKHFVLVHGACHGAWCWYKVAALLTSAGNRVTVVDLAASGINTKKFEDEVLTFSDYSQPLLDIMASLPPQERVILVGHSLGGLNLALAMDRYPEKVSVAVFLTAFIPDSFNRPSYVLDKYMERTPLALFLDTEFKLDRGTEKPSTMLFGPKFLSKMLYQLSPPEDFTLATTLVRVGSLFQEDLSNAPIFSEERYGSVRRVFIICDEDKGIPNNFQHWMVENNPVKEVKVINGSDHMPMFCKPRELCDCLLEIAQMHT; the protein is encoded by the exons ATGGAGGGAGGAGAGAAGAAGCACTTCGTTCTAGTGCATGGTGCTTGTCATGGAGCATGGTGTTGGTACAAGGTGGCTGCACTACTAACATCTGCAGGCAACCGAGTTACGGTCGTTGATCTTGCGGCTTCAGGCATCAATACGAAGAAGTTCGAGGACGAGGTCCTTACATTTTCTGACTATTCTCAGCCGTTGCTGGACATCATGGCCTCTCTCCCTCCACAGGAGAGAGTGATCCTGGTGGGCCACAGCCTTGGAGGTTTGAACCTGGCTCTAGCCATGGATAGGTACCCAGAGAAAGTGTCTGTCGCAGTCTTCCTAACTGCGTTCATACCGGATTCTTTTAACAGGCCATCTTATGTCTTGGATAAG TATATGGAGAGGACACCTCTGGCGCTCTTCCTCGACACTGAATTCAAGTTAGATCGAGGGACGGAAAAGCCCTCAACGATGCTCTTTGGCCCCAAGTTCTTGTCAAAAATGCTCTATCAACTCTCCCCTCCAGAG GACTTCACCTTGGCAACTACACTGGTAAGGGTTGGATCGTTGTTTCAAGAAGATCTGTCAAATGCACCGATCTTTTCAGAGGAGAGATATGGGTCAGTTAGGCGAGTTTTCATCATATGCGATGAAGATAAAGGGATACCCAATAATTTTCAGCATTGGATGGTCGAGAATAACCCGGTGAAAGAAGTGAAAGTGATCAATGGTTCCGATCACATGCCCATGTTCTGCAAACCGCGGGAGCTATGCGATTGTCTACTAGAGATTGCCCAGATGCACACTTGA
- the LOC131229641 gene encoding histone H4-like yields MSGRGKGGKGLGKGGAKRHRKVLRDNIQGITKPAIRRLARCGGVKRISGLIYEETRGVLKIFLENVIRNAVTYTEHARRKTVTAMDVVCALKRQGRTLYGFSG; encoded by the coding sequence atgtCCGGAAGAGGGAAAGGAGGGAAGGGATTGGGAAAGGGTGGAGCAAAGAGGCATAGGAAGGTCTTGAGAGACAACATCCAAGGTATTACTAAGCCTGCCATCCGTCGTTTGGCTCGCTGTGGTGGGGTCAAGAGAATCAGCGGTCTGATCTACGAGGAGACGAGAGGAGTTCTCAAGATCTTCCTTGAAAACGTCATCCGTAATGCCGTCACCTACACCGAGCATGCTCGCCGCAAGACCGTCACCGCCATGGATGTTGTCTGCGCACTCAAACGCCAGGGCCGTACCCTTTACGGCTTTAGTGGCTGA